TGATGAGATCACACCAGCCGCAAAGCCCTTGTTTGGACCAAACCCATCTTTAAACTCAGCCTTAATTTTGATCTCAACTACACACTTATAAAGTTTCCTGACTGTATTTTGCACAGTTGTAACTCTACTGCAGTGACaaaatctgtccacagacaTATAAACATTTGCCAAAGTACCTAAAACCACCTctgtgcacgcacacatacaacTTCATCAAATATTCAAACTATCAACCATTAGTTGTCagataaatatactgtagttaaaagtacaatatttcccttcAAAATGTTACCAAATGTTGTTACAAGTCTTTCAAAATGGAAACACTCACATGCAACTACCTCAAGCTATATTTACATGAAGTGACTGATCTGTATCTAGTTATACCTACAGTGTAAATGATGATGTCTTGGTCTTGTAAGTCGCTGGCGTTTTTGAAGGTGACTTTCATGTTGATGAACAGCCACTCGTATTGGGTCAGCATCATATCCCGAGACCAGTCTGTGGCCTCTGAAGAATTGTCGAGTGGCACAAGCCGAATGTCCTTGGCTGAGATAGGAGATGAGATAACTGTTAGGTAAGATAACAAGGAAGGAGTGGACAATAGAAGGTGGACTTTTGGTGGTGTTGGGGGACAGACGGAGAGCTGGTGAAAGTTTAGCCCCTTTTACGCAGGGATGATCTGCACTctaagtttgtgtttttagacaAAATATAGTGACAATCTGTCTTGCTCTCACCAGTGTGTATGACAGACTTGAAGGAGAGGTTGCAGCTCTGTATGTCGAAGGGGAAATTGTAGGTGTGCATCCTGCAGGTGCTGACCAGCACTTGATCATTCTGGACTTCAACATAACCTTTATTGTTGATAGAGAGATAAGGACTCAGAGGTGCTTTGTCCATCTCTGTCCTGTATGaaaacacatagagacaaattTATAGTGTGGAAACCATTGTgtgaatctgtttttatttaaggtAACTTGAGGCCAGGGATTGCGTTGCCACCTCAGGCAGCCAATAAAACTGTTCTAACAAGGTGCCTCATAAGAGGTGAATGGAAATGCACTTACTGACAATTTAATCATACAGAAATCTGTTGAAATGCAGCTAATGGCTTAAAATGGGGAGCACTTTTAATAAATGTCAAGCAGTGTGTTAGTATCTAAATCCTTAAGCTATTGTGTGATACTATATCTAAGCAAAAACACAACCCCCAGttcccaaaatgctggaccCCCCAGGTTTAAATGGCTGTTAGAAGGGTTAaaacttggttttagggttagggttagaatttAATCAGAGTTAGGGTCAagcattcagttgtgatggttgaAGCTTGAgtaaggggctagggaatgcattatgttaaTGACACTGCTCCACAAAGATAGGAAtacaaagatgtgtgtgtgtgtgtgtgtgtgtgtacacaggtgGATACATTCATGCTTACATCTCTTCAATAGCAAGATCTGGCTTCCACATAATCTCAGCAGGAAGAGAAACATTATCAATTCCACAAAACTGATTTGGATCCCAGGAAATATATTCATTGTGCCACCTCTACAGGGGAGACAGAAGgcaaaaaaacaggaacaagaaaataaaagaataagtGAGACAGAGGGACACAAATTAAAGGgactctgagaaaaaaaatgaaactacaaTTACTGCCTTATGGTTGTATGCCTCTACCATTCCAGTTGCTGTTAAATAGCATGTGAACTCTTATGTAATGGCCATGTTTTatacagtcacagtgacctttgaccaccaaattctaaaCAGTTCATCTCTGAGTTCAAGTCAACATTTGACTTCATTTCAGTCTTGGGATATCACATTCAAGAGGCAAAAAACGTGTTCACAGTAACCCTGACTTTGAAACACTAAAAtctgatcagttcatccttgaacATTTGCcccaaatttgaagaaattccctcaaggtgttactggcatatcacattcacaagaatCATGGACAGACAACCTGAAAATTCTTCCAATCACAGCTGTGGAGGCATAAAAAATGACAACTCACCTTGTAAGTCCAGACGTAAGGAATAAATTTTTGTTCTTTCTCAACctgtaaacaaagaaacataTGTGAAAGTCTTTCcattcagaaaacatgacagcaCAACCAACGCAACACACTGTTTTGTCCTTTGGTGCAGCATCTTAGGATAACAGAACAGTTGGGGCCATCTTGTTCTGTCCTTGGACATTGACTAAAGCACTAGCAGTGTGTATGTAGAGTGTGTTAGCAAATTCTTCACATTTTCATCTTGATGCAGAACAACCTATATAGTCAATCATTACTCAATATAACAAGGTCCACAAACAATGCAAATCCACTATTAACCAGAAAATGGGTGGTTGGCCCAATCATGGAAGGAATATGGTTCATGCTATGTAGGTTGAGTGGAGAATTCTATTTAGGGTTTATGGTAAAGAGGGACTGTTATGAGCCTTGATTGGCTTTACTGACCAGTACAGCCTGGTCAGTCTAACTGACCATTATAACCAGCTTGACCAGCTTGACCAGCTGGGCTTTGCTGGTCAGTCCAGCCAGCCAGCTAGTCAGTCATCTTAACCAGCAAACACCAGTTTAGCCTTACTGGTTGACAAGTCATACTGACCAGCCTAACTCTAACTCTACCCCATCAGCAAGAAGTCTTTTTCCTTGCTATCATGACATTTGAATTCACTGCTGCTGGTTTGCTCTCATACAATATCTGAAAAAGACCACAAGGAACATTAACACAAAAGACATGATCCCTTTAACAGAGAGATGGAGTCACAGATGTTATGTCATTCaatatctaaaataaaatcaaatagtGACACAAAGCCAAAAATCTTGCACTGTTTCCTCTATTTTGGACTTTCCACTGGTTCTGGGCAAATATGAACAAACCAGTCTTTTCTACTGATAATTTTGTACAAACCCATATACTCAACTCAGCTGCTGATAATAACTATTGTACAGACTCACTGCCCTCAACACTTCCCTTACATGCTGAACTACAGCTCTTGCTTCACTCAGAGGTAGGACTATCGAGATGACTTACTTTTGGTCACCTGCACAAATTAGGGAGTTAAAGTTCACCAAAGTTGAActcaacatgaaaacagttgtgtggAATAAACAtcatgcatcatcatcatcatcagtaatTAGTGAGCTTAAGATTGCACAATCTGCTCAGTAGCTTACTCTGACTGTCTCTTGACAACTCAAGAGAGTTCAAGGGCCAACTTAAAAAAGCTTTGAACACTTACCACATCTAGAATGGCATAGAGCAGAACCTCCAGTTGTACCTTTGTGGgggttttgtagtttttaacaGGCCGGGTCATGAAGtacagctcattgtttttggtCAGGTTCAGGTAGTTTAAAACATCTTGATAACTGCAGTTATCCTGAGAGTATGCTCCATCTGAAGCAAAAACATGAAGACATGTTCACTATGAGACAAATGACTCttaaaaggaaagaaatcacaaacatgcttaccttttctttttatttagaaGTACAGAACCCTGGTGTTTCTCTGGACATCAGTTACTGTGTATGTACCTAATTACTTATATTTTAGAAAGACACAATAACCTGATAACATTAGACTCACCCGGGAATATGAATAATCAGGTTATGTTCTGTATCATGTCCTGAACATGCTTAAAACcaagataataataaaatacaactgACTAGTGCTTCATGTACCACCTAGCAGTTGATGTTGACTGCATGCCACAGAATAGGATTTGAGCAAAGTTGAATAAAGTTAAATTTGAAATACAGAAAGTAGTGTAAAAGGAATAGATAGGATACAGTAATGTCCTGACTACAGGAGATTTCTCTGTGTATGCCTGCATGCATCATACAGAACTGTTCCAGCTTacctgtgaggaggagcagaaagaggaaACCTGTGGGTATCATGACTGTGAGAGATTAATGAGCAGTCCTGTCCTCTTCTGTATAGAAACTGTTGCTGTACTAATATAACTGCCTTGTACTGGAGGAGGGCCGGGCATTTGATGATCAGCCCTTTTAAAACTCTCATTGGTCCAAGGACATAAACACACTTAATGCAGCAAAGCTGCCAGGAAGTGCCAGTGCTCTCAACATCCTGTGGGCAGATCAATTTTACTAATAAACCAAAATCAGTTTACTTCTTACTTCCACTATTGTTGTAATTTAGTGATTGTAATTCACTCCCTGGCCATGAATGGGAAAGGAGAAAGCCTTCAGAAAGATATTCCACTCCAGACTGCTAGAAGAAAGGACTAAGGTGCTGTCCATCTTAGCTGTGGTATGTTTTTGAGAGTATTTTGAAAGGCACGCATGAACCTTGTTGACAACTGCTGCTGTCAAAGAGGTGTTACCAACCAATGTAGTCATACACATTCCCATCTGATGCCAGGATGAATGTCTCTCATCACCTGTTCCATAGATGGCAGGTTAAATTTGATTACATCTCTGCTGCAACAGGTAGTCTGGCTGCGTTTTGCAGAAAGTATCTCGCCACCTTTGGGTGTGAAAGAATATATGAGACCTCTATAAATAGTCCTGTAGCTATTGTTAATGTAATTGgcatattaaaataaaaacatttaaaatatttgtacatttgtattgttgtttatttacacGGTAAAAAGAGTCTGAGGTTTTCAAAAGCAGTCCATAGAACAGATCACAGAGCTGTTATTCAATCAAATGAATATATGACATAATGTAGGCTAAAGCAAACAACAGGCATTAACTATGCTGCATTTCATCTCCTCAAATACAACttgatataaatattaaaaaaccTTCAACAGTTTCATGCAAGAATCTAAATGTATGACACATAAAGACTGTTCATATCACGTGGCAAAGACATACTAGAACTTCATAATACAAGACTTATAGTGTCTATATGTGTTACATGTAGATGTAGCACTGAATAAAATGGTTGtaatacacagagaaaataaataaagctgaataTCATAGGGCACATTTCCTCACCAGCTTTGCTAAAACCAGGATGTGGGAAAACAAGGCTTTTATGTGCATATAATTGTGTATTTGCATCTTCCCACAGAGTGAGTCAATAAAACCACTGTTAAGTGCTCAGGGCACTAACAGAGCTGATGTCCAGTGTGTGAACGTCATTGACAGTGAATGAAGGGGTGGAGGCTGTGCAGTCAGGAAAATTTTCATGCCGTTCagtgtgctgcagctgagcagctAATTACCGTCTTGCCTGCAAACTGACATTAACAGTGTTGTTCGGTGGATCAACTGACAATCAATTGACAATACATGTTTGTAAGAATAAGGTAAGAAAGAATTTAGAAGGAACCCAAACAAgctatttaatttatttaattagtcTAACATGtgaacttttttctttattaacaTGAGTAAAACAATCCTCTCAGCCCACAGTTCGGCTATGCTGTTGAATACTGAATTAAAATCATCTTGATTAATGGATAACATTTGGTTCACTTTGGTGACCTGTGGCCCACAAATTCACACTGTTGATCAATAGAGAGCCATCTTGATGGTGCTGATCTTTAAGAGGATAAGTCCCGAGCAGATAAAGTGATCACAGCTCATTAGCTGTCAGTGTATAAACTGCTCCACAAGGGAAAAATAGTTTGCAGACAATTATGAAACAGGGGTCAGTTGTACAAATACAACTACTGAATTAACTGTGTGTGACCTTGTTGTCCATTCCCTGAGCTGCTCCAACAAGGTAACAAAATAAGAGTTTGCTCTTTAGCCAGGACAGATgtattttcccttttcattGATTAGTTATTGGATGAAATGGTGCATGCTGATGAACAAAATGCCAACTACAAACACCAGGAATTTCAATGTACTAGTCTTTGGTGTCACTAGGCTATATAGTATGTTTGTTGTCCCCAGGAGTCAATACACATGTTATTTAAGATGAAACAGTGGTAGTAAAATTCACTTGCTGTGACTGCAGTTGTGCCAGATAAACCAGGACTGAAACcttaaggattataactttAAAGTGAGCTACACTGTTGCAGTACTTGAGTGGATTCATAACACAGTTTAAGATTGTAACAATTTTACAGGGATTTTTGGGAGTTGGCTTAGTAATACAAAAAAGCTGAATAGGTGATGGAGTAGGCGTAGGAGGTGAGACctttgtcagtgtcagactCAGTGCAAGGCTGCAAGGCTTTCCTGCAAACAAGTACAAACCAGGTATGTATTGTGcttgagaaaagacagaagataAAATGCGATCTCATGGGGTTGCGTACAAATACTACGCTACTGTCATTTAACGCTCTTATGGTTaggagatttttaaaaaatgcatagaAATGACATGCAAAATGCCTTTCGTGTTATGTGAACGGTATTTCGTGAAACAAGCCTGGGAGACAataaggaaatgaaatgacaatCATCATCTCTATGCATTGTTccattttaaaaagatgaaaattaaaaaccCGGTGACCACTGTGacatagaaaataaagaaaactacATTGACTCTTTTAGCCACTCTGGTCCAGTAGCCGGGCTTGACCTCTTCCTTCCTGCTGTCGAGGAGCAgagtcagtgttttctccatctccctcagCTCACCTGAGACCTTCTCCAAGGCCTGGTACTCCTCCACTTGcttgctgctgttgtgctgcAAAAGTAATTTAGTAGATGGAGAGTGACAGCTGTTAAATTtgacattcagtgttttgtttccatTAATGTGATGAGAATTAAAGTACAATCCAGTTCTAACCTCTTTGGTGATGGATAGCAATTCAGTCTGAGTTTCACCAGCACCATCATAGATACATGCACACTGAGTCCATTTGTGCACCtctgaaaaaaagtgtttgtttgtttcttttttcttttttttaccaaattcaaaataatacaattaaCCAGTGTGTATTaattagaaaaataacaacTAACAGCTCGTGCAACTGGCTCCTGGTCTCACCTCCATGACATTTCAGAAAGTTGGCCTTTCCCTGTTGGTTGCAGTCCTCACTTGTGCTTCGGTCTTCATTTGTCTCATTGTCTTGGGATGCAGAATCTTTCTCCATCAGGTACATCACAAAAATTGTCTCCAAGAGGCTGAGCATCATCAGAGCAAAAATCCCAATGCAGTAAACCGCTGAAGGAAGACGTCAGCTTCATTAATGCAGATAATTAACTACACAGTGAGTCGTTATATGTGCTGTTACTACTCATATGAAGTACAGTCCAATAAAGGCAAGACTCTGAGCTTCTTTACCTACGAGTGGGATCCTGTTTGATGAGGACGGCAGGATTTCATTCAGAATAAGTTGTAACACAGTGACAGCGAGCAGCACAGTGACCTTGAAGCTCAGCTTCTCACCTCCGCTGTCTGAGATCAAGAAGGAGGCCAAATCCAGACCCAAGAAAAACAGGACAGGTAATATGAAGTTGACAATGTAGAGGACTGACCTCCTCTTCATGTTGATCTGTGAAATGATGAAGTCCACATATTAGCAATTATCTTTAAGTTCTGCTATCTCATAttcaatcaaattaaaacaaagaagtTGTTTATTCTCACTTTAATTAAAGTGATTGATGACATGTTTCTATCTGACTGCACCTGTATCTAGTTGTACCCACAGTGTATATGACGATGTCTTGGCCAAGTAAATCACTGGCATTGTTGAAGGTGACTTTCATGTTGATGAACAGCCATTCGTACTGAGTACGCATCACCTCCCGAGACCACTCTGTGGCCTCTGAAGAGTTGTCAACTGGCAGGAGCCGAATGTCCTTGGCTGAGATCAGAAATTAAATAATTGTTACAACCAGGACACACTgtctgcattgtgtgtgtgtgacggctGCAGCGCTGCTACTGCCAGCTCTATCTTTCTATCaccttcagtgacagtgaaaggtatcagttttatgtaatgttgctgGTATGTTGCTATCAGGTAAGATAAAAAGACAATATGACAATGAAGGTCTATAAACACAATCTGTCTCGCTCTCACCAGTGTGTATGACAGACTTGAAGGAGAGGTTGCAGCTCTGTATGTCGAAGGGGAAATTGTAAATGTGCATCCTGCAGGTGCTGACCAGCACCTGGTCATTCTGGACTTCAACATAACCTTTATTGTTGATAGAGAGATAAGGACTCGGAGGTGCTTTGTCCATCTCTGTCCTGTATGAAAACACATAGAGATAtgtgaacacagaaacatgcatgATGGCAACTGCTTCAAAAACTAGAGATGCACCGATATCAAGTGCTCACAGTGCACAGTCCTCTACTTTTCccaaatttaaaatctgtatacCTCATTATGCGTGAATCATTATGTGAATCCATTTTTGTTCAAGATAAGTTGTGGCCTGGGATTGCATTGCTGCCTCATTCCTAGCATTAAAACTGTTAACAGACTGTTAACAGTCTGCAGGTAGATGGAAATGCTCTTGATGACAATTTAATCATACAAAAGTGTGTAAAAAAGTTGTTGTGCCTTAAAATGGGGATCACATTTAACAAGCGTCAAGCAGTGTTTTAGCACCAGCTATTGTGTCATACTGTATCTAAGCAAAAACACCAGGCTCTATTCCCCATTACCGCCATgactgaaaaatctgaaatggaCAGAAATAGAGATCGGAAAATATGATACTGATGttaattttcttaattttacttttacatttgaagCTGAGAGCCATTACAGCTGTCTAGATATAATGtgcttttaattatttatcaatTTAGAAAATCAATATACGCACTGAACACATCAATGTGTGTGGGC
Above is a window of Lates calcarifer isolate ASB-BC8 linkage group LG23, TLL_Latcal_v3, whole genome shotgun sequence DNA encoding:
- the LOC108876289 gene encoding 5-hydroxytryptamine receptor 3A-like, translating into MMLAAFLLLLFLTDGAYSQDNCSYQDVLNYLNLTKNNELYFMTRPVKNYKHSTEVHLEVLLYAILDVVEKDQKFIPYVWILMKWHNEYISWDPNQFCGIDNVSIPTEIMWKPDLTIEEMTEMDKAPPSPYLSINNKGYVEVQNDQVLVSTCRMHIYNFPFDIQSCNLSFKSVIHTAKDIRLLPVDNSSEATEWSREVMRTQYEWLFINMKVTFNNASDLLGQDIVIYTINMKRRSVLYIVNFILPVLFFLGLDLASFLISDSGGEKLSFKVTVLLAVTVLQLILNEILPSSSNRIPLVAVYCIGIFALMMLSLLETIFVMYLMEKDSASQDNETNEDRSTSEDCNQQGKANFLKCHGAQQQQASGGVPGLGEGLRKALQPCTESDTDKGLTSYAYSITYSAFLYY